In Candidatus Aegiribacteria sp., one genomic interval encodes:
- a CDS encoding pyridoxamine 5'-phosphate oxidase family protein: MKDRPACSRRIRQMWATLLKKVWDVDALRCPKCGGEMKVISFIEQPFVIRRNTTSYMAIIEGTEPRVRAMDTPHIDENGLTFCTGTGKDVCGQLLANPSVELCYWSMEEKLQLRIQGRIKMLDDKELKKHIVETRFTFLKPVVEQFGWDTLTLFRISKGKARTWSPENPAQINPVVYDF; the protein is encoded by the coding sequence ATGAAAGATCGTCCCGCATGCTCCCGCCGCATTCGACAAATGTGGGCAACTCTCCTGAAGAAGGTTTGGGATGTTGATGCTCTCAGATGTCCGAAGTGCGGAGGAGAGATGAAAGTCATCTCCTTCATCGAGCAGCCGTTTGTCATCAGGCGCAATACTACTTCGTACATGGCTATCATAGAAGGGACCGAACCCCGTGTCAGAGCGATGGACACACCGCATATTGATGAGAACGGTCTTACCTTCTGTACCGGTACAGGTAAGGATGTCTGCGGACAGCTGCTTGCAAATCCCTCGGTGGAACTCTGCTACTGGAGCATGGAAGAAAAGCTGCAGCTGAGAATTCAAGGAAGAATAAAAATGCTCGATGATAAAGAACTGAAGAAGCATATAGTTGAAACAAGATTCACTTTTCTTAAACCTGTGGTTGAGCAGTTCGGATGGGATACACTGACACTGTTCAGAATTTCAAAGGGTAAAGCAAGAACATGGTCACCCGAGAATCCTGCCCAGATAAACCCGGTGGTCTACGATTTCTAA
- a CDS encoding alpha/beta hydrolase, with protein sequence MKVILIAVVVYLGICVYFYLNQRAFIYLPQQGVLHTCEEPVEIRSGEIILRGWVVNEGSDEAVIYFGGNAERPEANIPDFKLIFDNRTVYLINYRGYGESGGSPTEEGLYADALAIYDHISQNHSKVTVIGRSLGTGVATYLASVREVDKLVLIEPFDCLVTVARAAYPVLPVRFMIKDRYDSAGRAGSITAETLIIMAEKDDVIPGWSTERLISEFDQDILQIVVIKYATHNDIQNYPQYCRVLEEFVTSE encoded by the coding sequence ATAAAAGTCATCCTGATAGCAGTGGTTGTTTACCTGGGAATTTGCGTTTACTTTTATCTGAACCAGAGAGCTTTCATCTACTTACCGCAGCAGGGGGTGCTGCACACCTGCGAGGAGCCGGTAGAAATTCGGAGCGGTGAAATCATCCTCAGGGGATGGGTAGTGAACGAGGGTAGTGACGAAGCTGTCATCTACTTCGGAGGAAACGCCGAGAGACCTGAAGCAAACATCCCCGACTTTAAACTTATCTTTGATAACCGGACCGTCTACCTGATCAACTACAGAGGCTACGGGGAGAGCGGCGGCAGCCCCACGGAAGAAGGTCTGTACGCGGATGCCCTTGCAATCTACGACCACATATCACAGAACCACTCGAAGGTTACCGTCATCGGCAGAAGCCTGGGTACAGGTGTGGCCACCTATCTGGCCTCTGTGAGAGAGGTGGACAAGCTGGTGCTGATAGAGCCTTTCGACTGCCTGGTTACCGTAGCCCGAGCAGCCTACCCGGTTCTGCCGGTAAGGTTCATGATAAAGGACCGCTACGATTCCGCAGGCAGGGCAGGAAGCATCACTGCAGAGACGCTTATAATTATGGCAGAGAAGGATGACGTAATACCCGGCTGGTCGACGGAGAGACTTATTTCGGAGTTTGATCAGGATATCCTGCAAATAGTCGTCATTAAGTATGCGACTCATAACGATATACAGAATTACCCGCAGTACTGCAGGGTGCTGGAGGAGTTTGTCACCTCCGAATGA
- a CDS encoding DNRLRE domain-containing protein: MFKNTVLTVFILVIFTGITIADSVTLCPTDDADVWEYTPDTNRGSEISFQVGCGGSGYWRNSLIKFDLSAYSGATVNSAILRLWVTGSYGDFPTDNIFIVRNDADWDELTVTWNNKPTSAGIAPITAPSTYDWWEIDVTGWVQDFVDGSFPNYGFQILQNDTDYAIFSMGTKEGPIDPELVLDFVPVSLEHTTFGRIKSLFD; encoded by the coding sequence ATGTTTAAGAATACAGTTTTGACAGTTTTCATTCTGGTCATATTCACGGGCATTACAATTGCTGACTCGGTAACACTTTGCCCAACTGATGACGCCGATGTGTGGGAATACACACCCGATACTAATAGAGGCTCGGAAATAAGTTTCCAGGTCGGTTGTGGTGGCTCCGGGTATTGGAGGAATTCTCTCATCAAGTTCGACCTGTCCGCCTATTCCGGGGCAACTGTCAACAGCGCCATTCTACGTTTATGGGTTACTGGTTCGTATGGTGATTTTCCGACGGATAACATCTTTATTGTCAGGAATGACGCTGACTGGGACGAGTTGACCGTAACCTGGAATAACAAACCTACTTCTGCCGGGATTGCCCCCATAACCGCACCATCAACCTATGACTGGTGGGAAATTGATGTAACGGGTTGGGTTCAGGATTTTGTGGATGGGTCCTTTCCTAACTACGGCTTTCAAATACTGCAGAATGATACAGACTATGCAATATTTTCTATGGGAACGAAGGAAGGTCCGATAGATCCGGAACTGGTGTTGGATTTTGTACCGGTTTCCCTCGAACACACAACTTTCGGCAGGATAAAATCTCTATTTGATTAA